One window of Alkaliphilus metalliredigens QYMF genomic DNA carries:
- a CDS encoding reverse transcriptase N-terminal domain-containing protein — MNTEKLKSEERASVDYALQWEKIDWAIVEEKVNKLQSRIARAVSKNRMNLVKKLQYLLSESHYAKLLAVKRITGNRGKRTAGVDSEKWSSPASKYKGALALTNHKYKAAPLKRTFIKKSNGKNRPLGIPTVNSYCTPPKTVFGF; from the coding sequence ATGAATACAGAAAAGCTAAAAAGCGAAGAGCGGGCGTCTGTAGACTACGCACTGCAATGGGAAAAAATAGATTGGGCCATTGTAGAAGAAAAAGTTAATAAACTTCAATCAAGGATTGCCAGAGCTGTATCAAAGAATAGAATGAATCTAGTCAAAAAGCTACAGTATCTTTTATCAGAATCACATTATGCCAAGCTACTTGCGGTAAAAAGAATCACAGGCAATAGAGGGAAAAGAACAGCTGGAGTTGATTCAGAAAAATGGTCATCACCAGCAAGCAAATACAAAGGTGCGTTAGCACTAACAAACCATAAATATAAAGCAGCCCCTCTTAAAAGAACATTCATAAAGAAATCAAATGGTAAAAATCGACCGCTAGGAATTCCCACGGTGAATTCATACTGCACACCTCCCAAGACTGTTTTTGGTTTTTAA
- a CDS encoding pyridoxamine 5'-phosphate oxidase family protein, which produces MFRELRRKDREIKNNEVIQIIENSDYGILSTVSQNEYPYGVPVSFVFINNSIYFHCATEGHKLDNILNNNKVSFCVVGETCILPDKFSTKYESVILLGIANEVFDDEKNTALLEILKKYSPDYIEKGKEYIKNASKATKVIKISIEHISGKVRR; this is translated from the coding sequence ATGTTTAGAGAATTACGGAGAAAAGACAGAGAAATTAAAAATAATGAAGTTATTCAAATCATAGAAAACAGTGATTATGGTATTCTATCAACTGTAAGTCAAAATGAGTATCCATATGGAGTACCAGTAAGTTTTGTTTTTATAAATAATTCAATATATTTTCATTGTGCTACCGAAGGGCATAAATTAGATAACATATTAAATAATAACAAGGTATCTTTTTGTGTAGTTGGAGAAACTTGCATTCTACCTGACAAATTTAGTACAAAATATGAGAGTGTAATATTATTAGGAATAGCAAATGAAGTTTTTGATGATGAAAAAAATACAGCCCTTTTAGAAATATTAAAAAAATATTCACCAGATTATATTGAAAAAGGAAAAGAATATATAAAAAATGCAAGTAAGGCAACTAAAGTAATAAAAATTAGTATTGAACATATTTCTGGCAAAGTACGCAGATAG
- a CDS encoding class I SAM-dependent methyltransferase — protein MEYIGNKTFWDEKFQNRGERILDPEQSLIDNIGYFNKGTVLDIACGDGRNALFLLRHGFKVTGIDFSEKALERLRCFAQKNNLTVITKQIDLTKDSSLNNIGIFDNILINHYRLGNAQLKELKNHITDGGIVFVSGFGEEHKVDSRIKKEDLIQSTDFEEIYESFDLIKRDSRQDERGYFVTYILKRK, from the coding sequence ATGGAGTATATTGGAAACAAAACATTTTGGGACGAAAAATTTCAGAACAGAGGGGAGAGGATACTAGATCCTGAGCAATCCTTAATAGATAATATTGGATATTTTAATAAAGGTACAGTTCTTGACATTGCTTGCGGCGACGGTAGAAATGCTCTTTTTCTTCTTCGTCATGGGTTTAAAGTAACAGGAATTGATTTCAGTGAAAAAGCACTTGAAAGATTAAGGTGTTTTGCACAGAAAAATAATTTAACAGTAATTACAAAACAAATTGATTTAACTAAAGATAGTTCATTAAATAATATTGGGATATTTGATAACATATTAATTAATCATTATAGACTAGGTAATGCTCAACTTAAAGAATTAAAGAATCATATAACTGATGGTGGTATTGTATTTGTTTCAGGTTTTGGTGAAGAACATAAAGTTGACTCTAGAATAAAAAAAGAAGATTTAATACAATCAACAGATTTTGAAGAAATTTATGAATCATTTGACTTAATAAAAAGGGATTCAAGACAAGATGAAAGAGGTTATTTTGTAACTTATATTTTAAAAAGGAAATAA